A single region of the Caballeronia insecticola genome encodes:
- a CDS encoding glycosyltransferase family 4 protein, which yields MSTHASTQSIKSLQIGMHWFPERAGGLDRMYYTLVGALPAAGVEVRGVVAGSPRVAVDTGGAIRGFGPAAQSLPRRLMNARSALRDTLRDERPDVVSSHFALYTFPGLDVTRGIAQVSHFQGPWADESHVEGADSFGQRAKFMLERRVYARSSRLIVLSEAFGQILNARYGVPEERIRVVPGCVDVAQFDLKMTRTEARRRLQLPLGRPVVLAVRRLVRRMGLESLIDAMTRVKQKVPDVLLLIAGKGRLAEELQARIDAAGLDENVRLLGFVPDDHLAALYRAADVSIVPTVALEGFGLITVESLASGTPVLVTPVGGLPEAVRGLSKDLVLESTGADAIANGLIASFDGTLDLPDEAACRRYAWEHFDRSVIAKRVAAVYEEAIEAGPVH from the coding sequence ATGAGCACACACGCGAGCACGCAATCCATCAAGTCGCTGCAAATCGGAATGCACTGGTTTCCCGAGCGCGCGGGCGGTCTCGACCGTATGTATTACACGCTGGTCGGTGCATTGCCGGCGGCGGGCGTCGAAGTGCGCGGCGTGGTGGCCGGATCGCCGCGCGTGGCCGTGGATACGGGCGGTGCGATCCGCGGATTCGGACCGGCGGCGCAGTCGCTGCCGCGTCGCTTGATGAATGCACGCAGCGCGTTGCGCGATACGTTGCGCGACGAGCGGCCGGATGTCGTCTCATCGCACTTTGCGCTTTATACGTTTCCTGGTCTCGACGTGACGCGCGGTATCGCACAGGTCTCGCATTTTCAGGGGCCGTGGGCAGACGAGAGTCATGTCGAAGGCGCGGATTCGTTTGGCCAGCGCGCGAAGTTCATGCTGGAGCGGCGCGTGTATGCGCGTTCGTCGCGTTTGATCGTGTTGTCGGAAGCGTTCGGGCAGATCCTGAATGCGCGCTATGGCGTGCCGGAAGAGCGCATTCGCGTTGTGCCGGGTTGCGTGGATGTCGCGCAGTTCGACCTGAAGATGACGCGCACGGAGGCGCGCAGGCGCCTGCAATTGCCGCTCGGGCGGCCGGTCGTGCTCGCGGTGCGCAGGCTCGTGCGGCGCATGGGGCTCGAATCGCTCATCGACGCGATGACGCGCGTCAAGCAGAAAGTCCCGGACGTGCTGCTGCTCATCGCGGGCAAGGGGCGTCTTGCGGAGGAATTGCAGGCGCGTATCGATGCCGCGGGTCTGGACGAAAACGTGCGTCTGCTCGGCTTCGTGCCGGACGATCATCTCGCCGCGCTTTATCGTGCCGCCGATGTGAGCATCGTGCCGACTGTCGCGCTCGAAGGCTTCGGTTTGATCACGGTCGAGTCGCTTGCGTCGGGTACGCCGGTGCTGGTGACGCCCGTAGGTGGATTGCCGGAAGCGGTGAGAGGCTTATCGAAGGATCTGGTGCTCGAATCGACCGGCGCCGATGCGATTGCGAACGGCCTGATCGCAAGCTTCGATGGCACGCTCGACCTGCCCGACGAAGCCGCATGCAGGCGCTATGCGTGGGAACACTTCGATCGTTCGGTCATTGCGAAGCGCGTTGCTGCGGTTTATGAAGAAGCGATTGAAGCAGGGCCCGTGCATTGA
- a CDS encoding glycosyltransferase family 4 protein, which produces MRIAIVTHVVRHNDGQGRVNYEIARAALAEGHEVILVASHVAPELLDHPRLRWVRVIAGRVWPTRLVKQQVFAIKSALWLRTHRDDYDVLHVNGFITWARADVNTAHFVHGGWMKSAYYPFRLRGGAWSAYQVIYSRLNAWLEGWAYRRSRVVAAVSEKVAEEIRAGGIEKDRVEVVYNGVDTTAFSAAAPDRASFGLKDDAFLMLFVGDLRTPRKNLQTVLHALVALPSHVQLVVAGYLPGSPYPDQARALGIADRVHFLGLVKNMPTLMHSVDTFVFPSRYEAMSLSLLEALAAGLPVITARTAGGAEIIGEECGIVLEDPDDAAALAHAIDELATAPARRGRMGESARELASHFNWARMARRYLDLYRSFARHERNESATPLNAASAQSGA; this is translated from the coding sequence ATGAGAATCGCGATCGTCACGCACGTCGTGCGGCATAACGACGGACAAGGGCGCGTCAACTACGAAATCGCGCGCGCGGCGCTGGCCGAAGGGCACGAGGTCATTCTCGTCGCATCGCATGTCGCGCCCGAGTTGCTCGACCATCCGCGCCTGCGCTGGGTGCGCGTGATCGCGGGCCGCGTATGGCCGACGCGCCTCGTCAAGCAACAGGTGTTTGCCATCAAGAGCGCGCTGTGGCTGCGCACGCATCGCGACGACTATGACGTGCTGCACGTGAACGGCTTCATCACCTGGGCGCGCGCCGATGTGAATACCGCGCACTTCGTACACGGCGGGTGGATGAAGAGCGCCTATTACCCGTTTCGTTTGCGCGGCGGCGCGTGGTCCGCGTATCAGGTGATCTATAGCCGGCTGAACGCGTGGCTCGAAGGCTGGGCTTATCGACGTTCGCGCGTGGTCGCGGCGGTGTCGGAGAAAGTCGCGGAAGAGATTCGCGCGGGCGGTATCGAGAAGGATCGCGTCGAGGTCGTCTATAACGGCGTCGATACGACGGCCTTCAGTGCGGCGGCGCCTGATCGTGCGTCCTTCGGCCTCAAAGACGATGCATTCCTGATGCTGTTCGTCGGTGACCTGCGCACGCCGCGCAAGAATCTGCAGACCGTGCTGCATGCGCTCGTGGCGTTGCCGTCGCACGTACAGCTTGTCGTCGCGGGTTATCTGCCGGGCAGTCCTTATCCGGATCAGGCGCGTGCACTTGGCATCGCGGATCGCGTGCATTTTCTCGGCCTCGTGAAGAACATGCCGACGTTGATGCACTCCGTCGATACCTTCGTGTTTCCTTCGCGTTATGAAGCGATGAGTCTCTCGCTGCTCGAAGCGCTCGCCGCCGGGTTGCCCGTGATCACCGCGCGCACGGCGGGCGGGGCGGAGATCATCGGTGAGGAATGCGGCATTGTGCTCGAAGATCCCGACGATGCAGCCGCACTCGCGCATGCAATCGATGAACTCGCTACAGCGCCTGCGCGACGCGGACGCATGGGCGAATCAGCGCGCGAGCTTGCATCGCATTTCAACTGGGCGCGCATGGCGCGGCGTTATCTCGATCTTTATCGCAGCTTCGCGCGGCACGAGCGCAACGAATCGGCGACGCCGTTGAACGCGGCATCGGCGCAATCGGGCGCGTGA
- a CDS encoding glycosyltransferase, with protein MTNVHVHLFHGADPRHYRKGDDIGCLYGYHHAESPEFALSYSRDAHESKPVRFIRRALKAALGFDFIHTWRNRDAILSCDAVWTHTEQEYLSAALLLLLKARGKSKPLLLAQSIWLLDKWNGYGALRRWMVRKLIARADILTTHSSVNAALVREYFGRDATQVFYGLNTQDFSLNAPREWTAHTPLRVGAIGNDRDRDWATLATAFRNDDRYDVRIATRRRVPASLHADNVHIAPAIGLNAARELYDWADVIVVPLRANTHASGLTVLLEAVALGKPVIVTDVGGLRDYFGTGHVSYVPAHDAVALRRALDELRADPALALARAQAALRHFVARDYTTREFALQHVRLTREALGRGQGASEAVTNTQTVFASHELTR; from the coding sequence ATGACAAACGTCCATGTGCATCTCTTTCATGGCGCGGACCCGCGGCATTATCGCAAGGGCGACGACATCGGCTGCCTGTACGGCTATCACCATGCGGAGTCGCCTGAATTCGCGTTGTCATATTCGCGCGATGCGCACGAGAGCAAGCCGGTGCGTTTCATCCGGCGCGCGTTGAAGGCCGCGCTCGGTTTCGACTTCATTCATACGTGGCGCAATCGCGATGCGATTCTCTCTTGCGATGCCGTGTGGACGCATACGGAGCAGGAATATCTTTCGGCGGCATTGCTGCTTTTGTTGAAAGCGCGGGGAAAGAGCAAGCCGCTTCTGCTCGCGCAATCGATCTGGCTGCTCGACAAATGGAACGGCTATGGCGCGTTGCGCCGCTGGATGGTTCGCAAGCTGATTGCACGCGCCGATATTCTCACGACACATTCGAGTGTGAATGCCGCACTCGTGCGCGAATACTTCGGCCGCGATGCGACTCAGGTGTTCTATGGTCTCAACACGCAAGACTTCTCGCTGAACGCACCGCGCGAGTGGACGGCGCATACGCCGCTGCGCGTCGGCGCGATCGGCAATGATCGCGATCGCGACTGGGCGACGCTCGCCACAGCTTTCCGCAACGACGATCGCTACGACGTGCGCATCGCGACGCGGCGGCGCGTTCCGGCTTCGCTGCACGCGGATAACGTACATATCGCGCCCGCCATCGGCCTGAACGCTGCGCGCGAACTCTACGACTGGGCCGATGTGATTGTCGTGCCATTGCGCGCGAACACGCATGCGTCGGGACTGACCGTGCTGCTCGAAGCGGTCGCGCTGGGCAAGCCCGTTATCGTGACGGACGTGGGCGGCCTGCGCGATTACTTCGGCACGGGACACGTGTCTTATGTGCCCGCGCACGATGCGGTCGCGTTGCGGCGCGCGCTCGATGAACTGCGCGCGGATCCGGCACTTGCGCTCGCGCGTGCGCAAGCCGCGCTTCGGCACTTCGTCGCGCGAGACTACACGACACGCGAGTTCGCGCTTCAGCATGTACGCCTGACGCGCGAAGCATTGGGACGCGGTCAGGGCGCGAGCGAAGCCGTGACGAACACGCAAACCGTGTTCGCATCGCACGAGCTGACGCGATGA
- a CDS encoding glycosyltransferase family 2 protein translates to MKVSVVVPTYRRPADLKRCLAALRAQTRMPDEVLVIARAEDDATARRLAIELKSASRFALRVIDTGAGGQVAALNRGLESAEGDIIAITDDDAAPHPDWIERIARAFEADERLGAIGGRDWVHEKGRVLDGSCHEVGVIRRTGRIVGNHHLGVGAAREVRMLKGANMSYRRAAVSTLRFDTRLRGAGAQVHNDMAFSMSVRRAGWSVLYDPLVAVDHFPAERFDDDRRDAQTLGALSDAAYNFHLILGEQLEPAHRDIAWVWYALIGTRVYPGVLHTVIAMRSGIARAWQRFRAVRKGALQARRDARRMRDASAPTISPARTL, encoded by the coding sequence ATGAAAGTCTCCGTGGTGGTGCCGACCTATCGGCGGCCGGCGGACCTGAAGCGGTGTCTTGCGGCGCTGCGCGCACAGACACGCATGCCCGATGAAGTACTCGTGATCGCACGTGCCGAAGACGATGCCACCGCGCGACGCCTTGCCATCGAACTGAAAAGCGCCAGCCGCTTCGCGCTGCGCGTGATCGACACCGGCGCGGGCGGGCAGGTGGCCGCGCTCAATCGCGGGCTGGAATCGGCGGAGGGCGACATCATCGCGATCACCGACGACGACGCCGCGCCGCATCCCGACTGGATCGAACGCATTGCGCGCGCCTTCGAAGCCGACGAGCGTCTCGGTGCAATCGGTGGTCGCGACTGGGTACACGAAAAGGGCCGCGTGCTCGATGGTTCATGTCATGAAGTCGGCGTGATCCGGCGCACGGGACGCATCGTAGGTAATCATCATCTTGGCGTGGGCGCGGCGCGCGAAGTGCGCATGCTGAAGGGCGCGAACATGAGCTATCGGCGCGCGGCGGTGTCGACGCTGCGTTTCGATACGCGTCTGCGCGGCGCGGGCGCGCAAGTCCACAACGACATGGCGTTCAGCATGAGCGTGCGCCGCGCGGGCTGGAGCGTGCTCTACGATCCGCTCGTTGCGGTGGATCACTTTCCCGCCGAACGTTTCGACGACGACCGCCGCGATGCGCAAACGCTCGGCGCATTGAGCGATGCCGCGTATAACTTCCATCTCATTCTCGGCGAGCAGCTCGAACCGGCGCATCGCGATATCGCGTGGGTCTGGTATGCGCTGATCGGCACGCGCGTTTATCCGGGCGTGCTGCATACCGTGATCGCGATGCGCAGCGGCATAGCGCGTGCATGGCAACGCTTTCGCGCGGTACGCAAGGGCGCATTGCAGGCGCGTCGCGATGCACGCCGCATGCGCGATGCATCCGCGCCGACGATTTCCCCCGCGAGGACGCTATGA
- a CDS encoding polysaccharide biosynthesis tyrosine autokinase encodes MVNMQEHPYLQKPDEEDVVLGNLIQTVIDDIGWLIGVAAFVIMAAAVYCYIARPVYSADAHVRVETNDNTSQALTQTQTGQAINSGSSALPTDAEIEIIKSRGVVAPVVAECKLNFFVSPVTLPVLGSLAARFATPGTPAKPWFGLASYAWGGEIAEVDSIDVDPQWEGKDLMLTALGDGRYSLADQQGHELLQGKAGENASGNGVSLFVKKLVARPGTRFKVMRANDLSAIASFQSGITVTEQGKQTGVIQISLENQNPEKAAEIANALAQSYLRQHVESKQADASKMLEFLRTEEPRLKADLQHAEAALTEYQRQAGVINASDEAKVYLEGSINYEAQISALRLQISSLEQRYGNLHPSLTTARQQLAQLETQRERYASRFRDLPQSEVKAVALQRDAKVAEDIYVLLLNRVQELSVQRAGTGGNVHIVDAALRPGDPVKPKKVLIMSAAVILGLILGTGFVFARRAIFKGIDDPERLERVSSLPIFGLVPLSVEQTKFDTDAKRRRERDHEAPILASMRPNDVCVEIMRSLRTSIQFSLMEARNRVVMVTGPVSGVGKSFLTTNLAVLLAATGKRVLLIDADMRRGKLERSFNGERVPGLAELLAGSISMEDAIRTTRIASLDFIAAGKRPENPSELLMSPRLQHYLDALGRTYDAILIDTPPVLAVTDALIVGKLAGTNFLVLRSGAHNEAEITEATRRLRTAGIAVQGAILNGTPQRARGYGRAHYAAVEEYAGT; translated from the coding sequence ATCGTGAATATGCAAGAACATCCCTATCTGCAAAAGCCCGATGAGGAAGATGTCGTTCTCGGCAATCTGATTCAGACCGTGATCGACGATATTGGGTGGCTCATCGGCGTTGCAGCGTTCGTGATCATGGCGGCGGCCGTGTATTGCTACATCGCGAGGCCGGTGTATTCGGCGGATGCGCATGTGCGCGTCGAGACCAACGACAACACATCGCAGGCGCTCACGCAGACGCAAACCGGCCAGGCCATCAACTCGGGTTCGAGCGCGTTGCCGACCGATGCCGAGATCGAGATCATCAAGAGCCGTGGCGTGGTCGCACCCGTGGTCGCGGAATGCAAGCTGAACTTCTTCGTGTCGCCGGTGACGCTGCCGGTGCTCGGCAGCCTAGCTGCGCGTTTCGCGACGCCGGGCACGCCCGCGAAGCCGTGGTTCGGGCTGGCGTCGTATGCATGGGGCGGCGAGATCGCGGAGGTCGATTCGATCGATGTCGATCCGCAATGGGAAGGCAAGGACCTCATGCTCACCGCGCTCGGCGACGGACGTTACTCGCTCGCCGATCAGCAAGGGCATGAGTTGCTTCAGGGCAAAGCCGGCGAAAACGCGAGCGGTAACGGCGTGAGTTTGTTCGTGAAGAAGCTCGTCGCGCGTCCCGGCACGCGCTTCAAGGTGATGCGCGCGAACGATCTCTCGGCTATTGCGAGCTTCCAGTCGGGCATCACGGTGACGGAGCAGGGCAAGCAGACTGGCGTCATTCAGATATCGCTCGAGAATCAAAATCCCGAGAAGGCCGCAGAGATTGCCAATGCGCTGGCGCAGTCGTATCTGCGTCAGCATGTGGAGAGCAAGCAGGCCGATGCGAGCAAGATGCTCGAGTTCCTTCGCACCGAAGAGCCGCGCCTCAAGGCCGATCTGCAACATGCAGAAGCGGCCTTGACCGAGTATCAGCGGCAGGCCGGCGTCATCAATGCGAGCGACGAAGCCAAGGTCTATCTCGAAGGCAGCATCAACTACGAAGCGCAAATCTCGGCGTTACGTTTGCAGATATCGTCGCTGGAGCAACGTTACGGCAATCTGCATCCGTCGCTGACCACAGCGCGTCAGCAGCTCGCGCAGCTTGAAACGCAGCGCGAACGTTATGCGTCGCGCTTCCGCGATCTGCCGCAATCGGAAGTAAAGGCGGTTGCGTTGCAGCGCGATGCGAAAGTGGCCGAGGACATCTACGTGCTGCTGCTCAATCGCGTGCAGGAGCTTTCGGTGCAGCGCGCGGGCACGGGCGGCAACGTGCATATCGTCGATGCAGCGTTGCGGCCGGGCGACCCCGTCAAGCCGAAGAAGGTGCTGATCATGTCGGCGGCCGTGATTCTCGGGCTGATACTCGGCACCGGTTTCGTGTTTGCGCGCCGCGCGATCTTCAAGGGCATCGACGATCCCGAGCGTCTCGAACGCGTCTCTTCGTTGCCGATCTTCGGCCTCGTGCCGCTCAGCGTCGAACAGACGAAGTTCGATACCGATGCGAAGCGCCGCCGCGAACGCGATCATGAAGCGCCCATTCTCGCGTCGATGCGTCCCAACGACGTATGCGTCGAAATCATGCGCAGCCTGCGCACGTCGATTCAATTCTCGTTGATGGAAGCGCGCAATCGCGTCGTGATGGTGACGGGACCGGTGTCGGGCGTGGGCAAGAGCTTTCTCACGACCAACCTCGCCGTATTGCTCGCGGCGACCGGCAAGCGGGTACTGCTGATCGATGCCGACATGCGGCGCGGCAAGCTCGAACGCTCGTTCAACGGCGAACGTGTACCGGGTCTCGCGGAACTGCTCGCCGGATCGATCAGCATGGAAGACGCGATTCGCACGACGCGCATCGCTTCGCTCGACTTCATCGCGGCGGGCAAGCGCCCGGAGAATCCGTCGGAACTGTTGATGTCGCCGCGTCTTCAGCATTATCTCGACGCGCTCGGGCGCACGTATGACGCGATCCTCATCGACACGCCGCCGGTGCTCGCGGTGACGGATGCGCTGATCGTCGGCAAGCTCGCGGGCACGAACTTTCTCGTGCTGCGTTCCGGCGCGCACAACGAAGCGGAAATCACCGAAGCAACGCGCCGCTTGCGCACGGCGGGCATCGCGGTGCAGGGGGCGATTCTCAACGGCACGCCGCAGCGCGCACGCGGTTATGGCCGCGCGCATTACGCGGCGGTCGAAGAATATGCGGGCACGTGA
- a CDS encoding polysaccharide biosynthesis/export family protein, whose product MLISRVLLLTFFMSALLSACGTAPGNFLDTSRLEDKDPTPTTTYPVHLITVDTIAQEQATPEAAQPLPPARFADAAQYVYRIAPQDILGVTLWDHPELTTPQGSTLSTGGNTTQTVAGALQQPYTQALPGQADPYGQTVSANGTIFFPFIGKVRVAGKTTGEVRDEMAAALSPYIKNPQLDVRVLAYRSQKIAVTGEVKQPGPLAISDVPLTLVDAITRSGGTTGEADLQRVRLTRNGKLYVLDANGMLDRGDISQNVMLQAGDILNVPDRYDSRIFVMGEVKTPMPVNMVRGRASIADALTQAGGVLDTDANVRQVYVVRGVRNNPSKPDIYRLDMSQPDSLLLSTQFQLHPQDVVYVGTAGAVQFNRLINQVLPTLQTLFYLKQLTR is encoded by the coding sequence ATGCTGATTTCACGTGTTCTTTTGCTGACGTTTTTTATGTCGGCGCTCTTGTCCGCGTGCGGCACCGCGCCGGGCAATTTTCTCGATACATCGCGACTCGAAGACAAGGACCCGACGCCGACCACGACTTATCCCGTGCATCTCATCACCGTCGATACCATCGCGCAGGAGCAGGCGACGCCCGAGGCCGCGCAGCCGTTGCCGCCCGCGCGTTTTGCGGATGCGGCGCAGTACGTGTATCGCATCGCGCCGCAGGACATTCTCGGCGTGACGTTATGGGATCACCCCGAACTGACGACGCCGCAAGGCAGCACGCTGTCGACCGGCGGCAACACCACGCAAACCGTCGCGGGCGCGTTGCAGCAGCCCTATACGCAGGCGCTGCCGGGTCAGGCCGATCCGTACGGACAGACGGTCTCGGCGAACGGCACGATCTTCTTTCCGTTCATCGGCAAGGTGCGCGTCGCGGGCAAGACCACGGGCGAAGTTCGCGACGAGATGGCGGCCGCGCTTTCGCCCTACATCAAGAACCCGCAACTCGACGTGCGCGTGCTTGCCTACCGAAGCCAGAAGATCGCGGTGACGGGCGAAGTGAAGCAGCCCGGCCCGCTTGCCATCAGCGACGTGCCGCTGACGCTCGTCGATGCGATCACGCGTTCGGGCGGCACAACGGGCGAAGCCGACTTGCAGCGCGTGCGGCTCACGCGCAACGGCAAGCTCTATGTGCTCGATGCGAACGGCATGCTCGATCGCGGCGACATCAGCCAGAACGTGATGCTGCAGGCGGGCGACATCCTCAACGTGCCGGACCGTTACGACAGCCGCATCTTCGTGATGGGCGAAGTGAAGACGCCGATGCCCGTGAACATGGTGCGCGGCCGCGCATCGATTGCGGATGCGCTCACGCAGGCAGGCGGCGTGCTCGATACCGATGCCAACGTGCGTCAGGTCTATGTCGTGCGCGGCGTGCGCAACAACCCGTCGAAGCCGGACATCTATCGCCTCGATATGTCGCAGCCCGATTCGCTGCTGCTGTCGACACAGTTTCAGCTTCATCCGCAGGACGTCGTCTATGTGGGCACGGCGGGCGCGGTGCAGTTCAATCGCCTGATCAATCAGGTGTTGCCGACCTTGCAGACGCTGTTCTACTTGAAGCAGCTGACGCGCTAA
- a CDS encoding low molecular weight protein-tyrosine-phosphatase, whose amino-acid sequence MFGSVLIVCHANICRSPAAEMLFRAHLDKRGARPIEFRSAGLYAQEGEDIDPTMQRLLAEQGLEASGHRSRRLDRRMARDADLILVPERKQIDAIARLAPTTRGKVHLLGKWEDSEVADPYGGHEAAYRESFGLIERLVLGWLNKIC is encoded by the coding sequence ATGTTCGGAAGCGTTCTGATCGTCTGTCACGCGAACATCTGCCGCAGTCCCGCGGCGGAAATGCTGTTTCGCGCGCATCTGGACAAGCGTGGGGCGAGGCCGATCGAGTTCCGTTCGGCCGGACTCTACGCGCAGGAAGGCGAAGACATCGACCCGACGATGCAGCGGCTGCTTGCGGAGCAGGGACTGGAAGCGTCGGGGCATCGTTCGCGACGGCTCGATCGCCGCATGGCGCGCGATGCGGATCTGATCCTCGTGCCCGAGCGCAAGCAGATCGACGCGATCGCGCGTCTCGCGCCAACGACGCGCGGCAAGGTGCATTTGCTCGGCAAATGGGAAGACTCGGAAGTCGCGGACCCTTATGGCGGCCATGAGGCCGCGTATCGCGAGAGCTTTGGACTTATCGAACGGTTAGTGCTCGGATGGCTCAACAAAATATGCTGA
- a CDS encoding UDP-glucose dehydrogenase family protein, producing MKLTIIGSGYVGLVTGACLADIGNDVLCLDVDQRKIAILNGGGIPIHEPGLQDVIDRNRDAGRLAFTSNVQQAVEHGEMLFIAVGTPSDEDGSADLQYVLGAARDIGRYMNGFKVIVDKSTVPVGTAKRVKAAIEHELNARGVSHMFSVVSNPEFLKEGAAIEDFTRPDRIVIGCDEDVPGERAKERMKRLYAPFNRNHERTLYMDVQSAEFTKYAANAMLATRISFMNELANFADRVGADIEAVRRGIGSDPRIGYDFLYAGCGYGGSCFPKDVRSLIQTASGLGHEMSILKAVSNVNEAQKDTLTRKIVERFGDDLSGRTFALWGLAFKPNTDDMRDAPSRVLAAALLARGAKIVAYDPVAVDEARRVFALDLQGQPEARARLSYAANHKDALDGADALVIVTEWKVFKSPDFDAIKRRLKHPVIFDGRNLYEPETMNEMGIEYHAIGRGVRRVEANVAASIV from the coding sequence ATGAAACTGACGATCATCGGCAGCGGCTACGTTGGACTCGTGACGGGCGCATGCCTCGCGGACATCGGCAACGACGTGTTGTGCCTCGACGTCGACCAACGCAAGATCGCCATTCTGAACGGCGGCGGCATTCCGATTCACGAACCGGGTCTTCAGGACGTGATCGATCGCAATCGCGATGCCGGGCGTCTCGCGTTCACGTCGAACGTGCAGCAGGCGGTCGAGCACGGCGAGATGTTGTTCATTGCGGTCGGCACGCCGTCCGATGAAGACGGCTCGGCCGATCTGCAATACGTGCTCGGTGCGGCGCGTGATATTGGCCGCTACATGAACGGCTTCAAGGTGATCGTCGATAAATCGACCGTACCCGTGGGCACCGCAAAGCGCGTGAAGGCGGCTATCGAACATGAACTGAATGCGCGTGGCGTGAGCCATATGTTCTCGGTCGTGTCGAATCCCGAGTTCCTCAAGGAAGGCGCGGCGATCGAAGACTTCACGCGGCCCGACCGCATTGTGATCGGTTGCGACGAAGACGTGCCGGGCGAGCGCGCGAAAGAGCGCATGAAGCGTCTCTATGCGCCGTTCAACCGCAATCACGAACGCACGCTGTATATGGATGTGCAATCGGCGGAGTTCACCAAGTACGCGGCCAATGCGATGCTCGCCACGCGCATCTCGTTCATGAACGAACTCGCGAACTTCGCGGACCGCGTGGGCGCCGATATCGAAGCGGTGCGGCGCGGCATCGGCTCGGACCCGCGCATCGGTTATGACTTCCTGTATGCGGGCTGCGGCTATGGCGGCTCGTGCTTTCCGAAGGACGTGCGCTCGCTGATCCAGACTGCTTCAGGATTAGGCCATGAAATGAGCATTCTCAAGGCCGTTTCGAACGTGAACGAAGCGCAGAAGGACACGCTCACGCGCAAGATCGTCGAGCGCTTCGGCGACGATCTGTCGGGTCGCACGTTCGCGCTGTGGGGCCTCGCGTTCAAGCCAAACACCGACGACATGCGCGATGCCCCGAGCCGCGTGCTCGCGGCCGCATTGCTTGCGCGCGGCGCGAAGATCGTCGCGTATGACCCCGTTGCCGTCGACGAAGCGCGCCGCGTGTTCGCGCTCGATCTGCAAGGCCAGCCGGAAGCGCGCGCACGTCTGTCCTACGCGGCCAATCACAAAGATGCGCTCGACGGCGCGGATGCACTCGTGATCGTCACCGAATGGAAGGTCTTCAAGAGCCCGGACTTCGATGCGATCAAGCGCCGCCTGAAGCACCCGGTGATCTTCGACGGCCGCAATCTATACGAGCCGGAAACGATGAACGAAATGGGCATCGAGTATCACGCGATCGGTCGCGGCGTGCGCCGCGTCGAAGCGAACGTTGCCGCGAGCATCGTCTGA